The genome window TCGGCTGGCTCGCGCGGAACCCTGATGAATTATCCGGGCTACGGTGGCTCCTGGCCACGCGCGCGCGCGGGTCTCGACCCCCATGAATCCGCCCTCGCGACCCCACGTTCCTGATCCTCGGAGCCCCACGCGGGCCGCGGCCGCAGGCGCGGGGCTCGAGGCGGATCCGGACCGCCGCGCGTTCCTCGCGCTCCTCGAGCGCTACGGCCGCGAGGCCACCTCGTTCGTCGCGCTGGGCGCGGGCTTCCGGTATCTCTGGCTCGGGGACGACCTCTGCGTGCCCTACGTCGACACGGGCGGCGCGTGGGTGGCGGCGGGCTCTCCCGTGGGGCCGCCGGAGCTGTGTGCGGCGGCGGGGCGCGCGTTCTCGGAGCGCGCGCGGGGCGCGGGGCGCGAGGCGGTGCTGTTCGCCACCGAGGAGCCCTCCGCGAGCTCCGCGGAGCTCAGCTCGTTGCGGGTGGGCGAGCAGCCGGTGTGGGCGCCCGCAGACTGGGGCGCCACTGTGTCGCGCGTCCGCAGCTTGAAGGAGCAGCTCCGCCGCGCGCGGGCGAAGGGGGTGCGGGTCGAGCGGCTCGCGACCGCAGAGGTCGAGCAGGCGGGGAGGCGCCGCGGGGCGGTGCACTCGCTCATCGCGCGGTGGTTGAGCACGCGACCGATGGCGCCGATGGGCTTCGTGGTGCAGGTCGCGCCGTTTACGTTCGCAAGCGAGCGGCGGTATTACGCGGCCTGGCGCGGCGATCTGCTCGTGGGGTTCCTGGGCCTGTCGCCCATCCCTGCGCGGGACGGCTGGCTCTTCGAGAACCTGCTCCGCGATCCGCGCGCGCCGAACGGGACCGCGGAGCTGCTCTTCGACGGCGCGATGCGCGACCTCGCCACCGACGGCGTGGCCTACGCGACCTTCGGCCTCGCGCCGCTCGCGGGCGAGCTCCCGGGGTGGCTCGCGCTCGCGCGGCGGTGCGGCCAGCCGCTCTACGACTTCGCGGGGCTCTACGCGTTCAAGGCCAAGCTCCGCCCGGCGCGCTGGGAGCCCGTGTTCGTCTCGTACCCGCGGGGTGGGCCTGCGGTGGTGGCCATCTACCACGCGCTCCAGGCCTTCGCGGGCGGGGGTTTCGTGCGCTTCGGGCTTGCCACGCTCCTTCGCGGGCCGGGCGTTGTGCTCCGCGCGCTGACGGCCACGCTCGTCCCGTGGACGGCGGCGCTGGCCCTCGCCGCGCCGGATCGGTGGTTCCCCTCGCCGTGCGTGCGGCACGCATGGACGACCTTCGACCTGACGCTTACCTTGTGCCTCGTCGCGCTGCTCGCGCGATGGCGGCGCGCGCTGGCCACGGGCCTCGCCATCACCGTCACGTTGGACGCGGCAGTGACGGCGGCGCAGGCGCTGCTCTGGAACGCTCCGCGTGCTCGAACGCTGGGCGACGCGGGGGCGGCGCTCGTCGCCGTCTCTGCGCCTGCGCTCGCGGCGGCCGTCCTCTGGGGCGCGCGTCGCAGGCACGCGCGCGCGGAGGCGGTCGAAGGCGCGGCCGTGGCGAGCGAAGAGCTCGCGAGCCGCTGAGCGAGCCGGGACGGGAGGGCGCGCTTTTTGCGGAGCTTGGTGCGGTCCGCTAGATTCCGGCCGGTGAACAGACAAGCGAGCCGCAGGCGAGCGGCGTGCCTAGGCCACGCGACCGACGGGAGCACGGCATGAATGTCGCTCCGCAGGCCGCTCGCGGCCCTCGCGGCGCCCTCTGGGTCCTCGCGGCGTTGCTCGTCGCGGTCCTCACGGCCGCGCGCGGCGCCGGGGCGGTCGACGCCGCCGCCGCGGACGGGGGCGGGGGCGTCGACGCGGCCGAGGCCCCCGCGCCCGAAGCCGCCTACAGGAATAATACCAAGTATATTCATCAATTTACAAGGGAGTCCTTGGGAGCCGAGATCGATCCCAAGGCCCTCTTCGACGTGCCCCTCGACGATGCGGCGGCCGTGGAGCTCGAGGCGCGGCGGCTCACCGCGCTCCTCCACGAGGTCGACGCTCCAGCGCCCACCCCCTCGGCGAGGCGCGCCGCGAAGAACCGCGGCCGCCCGTTCGACGCGGGCGGGACGACGGACGCGGAGAGCGCCTCGAGCCAGCGCTGGGACGCGCGGCTCGAGCTCGACCGCGCGCGCCTCTCGTTCTACTCACTCCCGCCGGCGCGGCGAGTCGAGCTCCTCACGCTGCACGCGAAGCGGCAGGCCGAGGCCGCACCCCAGCCGTCGGAGTCGGAGCTGTTGGAGCAGCGGGCCGCAGCGGAGCGCGCGCGGGCCGTGCTCGCGGCGCAGCAGGCGCGGTCCGAGGCCGATCGGCTCGTGTCGGAAGAGCTCACGCAGATGCTCGACGTGGAGAGAGCCCAACGCGAGGTCGAGCAGAGCCTCGCGAAGCGCCGCGACGAGCTCGCCGCGCGGCTCGAGGCGACCCTCGGCACGCAGCGAAAGGTGCGCGAGCTGCGAGAGAAGGGGGAACCGCCCGCCGTCGACGCCGGCTACGACGCGCTCCGCAGAACGCTGGCGACCTCGGAGCTCGAGCTCGCGGAGGCACTGGATGACCTCGGCCGGAAAGCGGAGCGAGCGCCCGCACCAGGCCCCACGGCGCTCGTAAACCTGCCGCCCACGGCCGACGCCGGGCCCGCGCGCGACGCGCGCGCCCGCGCGGTCGCCCACGCCTCCCGCCTCGATGCCGAGCGGCAAACGCTCCGCGAGGAGAGGGCGACGCAGCTCTTCGGCGAGATCGGCGCGCTCAACGTCGAGCGGCTAGCCCTCCTGCCGCACCTCTCCCCCGCCAAGCGCGACGCCGTGACGGGCTTTGGCGAGGCGGGGGTGGACCACGTGACCTCCGAGCTGCGGCAGCTCGCCCTCATCGCGCGCTACCACCGCCACGCAGCGGGTCGCTGGGTCTCGTCGATGGGAATCCGAGGCAAGGCCTCGGGCCAGACCCTCGGGCGGTCACTCCTTCTCCTCTTCGAGTGGCTCGCGGCCATTTTGGCCTTCATCTGGCTTCGCAAGCGCACCCCCGAGTGGCTGACCAAGGGCCGCGGGCGCGCGCGCGACCTCGACCGGCACGAGCGCCTGACCTCGCCAAGCCTTGGGACCCGTGCCTTCGCCTTCGCGCTCGGCGTCCACCGGCCGGTCGAGTGGCTCGCGCTCGCCCTGCTCATGGCGTGGATGCTTCCGGAGAGCGCCGCCGACGTCCTCGAGCTCGAGCTCGTCGCCGTGACGTTCCAGTGGTTCATCGGCGGCGCGCTCGTCGTCGACCTCGTGAACGCGCTCGCGGGTGAGGGGACGCGAGCGGCCGCGCGGGACAACGACACGCCTGCGCTCCGCCTCAAGTCGCTCCGCCTCGTGGGGCGGGTGGTCGTGGCGTTTGGACTCATCCTGACACTGAGCACGAAGCTCGTGGGGCAGGGCACGATCCACCGCTGGGTGCTGTCGACGTGCTGGTTCGCCTCCGTGCCCGTGGCCCTCGTGCTCGTGCGGTGGTGGCGCGCGGTGGTCTTCGAGCGGATCGCGCGGGCGCGTCGCGAGTCCCCGTTCGAGCGCTGGGTGCTCGGGAGCCAGCGGGGCTGGATGAGCCTCTTCGCGGCCTCCGCGGGGGCGGCGTATCTCTTCGCGCGCGGCGCGGCCCGCGAGGTACGGAGCTGGGTGGGCCGCTACGGCGTGACCCGCCGCGTGCTCGCCTACCTGTTCCGTCGCCAGCTCGACAAGCTCAGCGCCGAGCGCACCGATCTCGCGACCGCTCCCATCCCGGACGACACGTTCGACGCGCTCGGCCCCGACACCGCGTCGCGCGTGTGGGTGAAGACCGAGACCCACGAGGCGATCGAGGAGCTGCTCGAGCGCATTCGCGGCCGGTGTGGCGGCGTCATCGCTGTGGTCGGGCAGCGCGGCATGGGCAAGACGGCCCTGCTGCACCACCTCCACGGGGAGTTCCCCGACACCATTCGATTGCGCCTCCCGCCCGAGGGCATGCGCGCGCTCCCAGCCGCGCTCGCCGAGGCGATCGGTGCCGATCCGAGGAGCTCGCTCGAAGAGCTCGCCGCGGCGCTCAACACCTCCGAACGGGGGCGCGCGCTGCTGCTCGACGACGTTCAGCGCTTCGTCCAGCCCGTGATGGGTGGGCTCGCGCCGTTCGACGCGCTGCTCGACCTCGCGAGCCGGCACTGCGGGAAGACCACGTGGGTGCTCGCGCTCGACGACGTGATCTGGCTCTTCCTCCAGCGCGCACGGGGCGCTCGCCCGCTGTTCGATCGCGTCATCAGGCTCTCCCCTTGGCCCGAGGAGCAGATCATCGAGCTGCTCCAGGCCCGCACGGCGCAGGTGGAGATCGATCCCTCGTTCGAACACCTCCGCGAGGACCTCCCGCCGAACGCCGACGAGATCGACAAACAGGGGGCGCTCGCCCGCTGCGAGGGCAACTACTACCGCCTCCTCTGGGACTACGCGGCCGGCAACCCGGGCGTGGCGCTGCACATGTGGCGTCGCTCGCTCGGCCTCGACGCGAAGGGCGCGCCGCACGTTCGTTTCTTCCAGGCCCCCGACACGACCGACCTCGAAGCGCTCCCCGATCCTGCGATCTTCGTGCTCCGCGCCGTCATGCAGCTCGCCCCCGCGACGCCCCAGAAGCTCGGTGAGGCCACCATGCTGAGCGCCGCCGACGTGGCCGACGCACTCCGCTTTGCCCTCGCCCACGGCTACGTGGCCACCGAGGACGAGCGGTACGTCATCACGTGGGCGTGGTTTCGCCCGATCGTGCTCTTCCTCCAACGCCGCCACCTCCTCGTCACGTGAGGGCCCCATGAGTCCCAAGAAGGGCCGCGTCTGGCTCGCCTCCGCCGCCGCCGCGTTCGCGCTGCACCTGCCTCGCGCCGCGGAGGCGCAGGAGGCGCCGGACGTCGCGAAGCTGGCGGGCTTCGTGCGCTGGGGCGGGCTGTTCGCCTCGGTCTTCGTGTTCATCGGGGCCGCGGTCGCGCTGCGGATCCTGACCAACGTCGCCGACCAGCTCGGCCGGCGCTTCGCGAACCGCCGCCCCACGATTCAGAAGTACGAGTCTGTCGCGCGGTTCTTCGTGTACATCGCCGCGCTCGGGGTCTGCCTCTCGCTCAGCTTCAGGCTCGACTCCACGACGCTCACGGTCATCGGAGGCACGCTGGCCGTCGCGGTCGGCTTCGCGATGCGCGACCTCATCGCCGCGCTCATCGCCGGGATCACGATCATCTTCGACCGCCCGTTCCAAGTGGGCGACCGGGTCGAGTTCGCCGGTCAATACGGCGACATCGTCAAGATTGGCATTCGCAGCGTGCGAATGAACACGCTCGATCACAACATCATTACCATACCCAATAACCGCATCCTCACCGACGTGACCGCGAGCGGCAACTGGGGCGCCCTGGAAATGCAGACTCCCTTCGATTTCTACATTGGTATCGATCAAGACGCGGAGCTCGCGGCCTCGCTGATTCGCGAGGCGTGCCTCACGAGCCCTTACGTATTTCTCCCGAACCCGGTGCCCCTGGAGGCGAAGCAGGTGATCTTGCACGACTACGTGGCGATGCACCTGAAGGCGCGGCCGTACGTGTTCGACTGCAAGTACGAGAAGCCGTTCCAGTCCGACGTGCACCTACGGGTCGCCAAGGCCTTCCGGACCCACGGCATCCAGCCCCCCGCGGTGCTCCTCCGGCGCTCGGCGGACGTCGAAGCTCACGCGTACGGCGGCAGGCGCGTGCGCGAGGTTGGCGAGCCGAGCGACACGCCGTAGCCGTTGGCGATGCCGCTCACGGCCCGGCGACGTGGTCCTCGACGTCGTCGGGGCTCTCGTCGGCGTCGAGCGCCCCGAGGTGTTCGGCAGAGATCCAGCGACCCATGAGCGACCGCACCGGCACGAGCAGCGCAATGACGAGCGGAAAGAGGATACCGACTGCGCTCGACTTGACCGCCCAGAGCACGCCGAGGCACACCGCTTGGAGGGCGGTGTACGCGTGGATCACTCGGGGCGGCACCCTCCTCACGTAGTGGTGAGGGGGGTAAAGCGCCGGGTCGGTGAGCCACAGGCGAAGGCGGTCGAAGAACTGGTTTCCTGAGGTCGAGGCGAGCCCCATGTAGAAGAAGAGCCCGTAGAGCACGGGCATCGGGATCTGCACGAGGTACTTCGTCGCGAGCAACGACGCGCCGATCCCGGCGTGGACCAGCAGCGGCGAGACCCGGTTCTCGCGCACGCCCGTGATCCGCGCGCGCTCTGCGGCGCCCTCCGTCGAGCTGAGCGCGCGCACGTGGTTGACCGAGCGCACCGTCGCCGCCACGAGCCAAGGCAGCCCGAGCATCGAGCACGCCGCGAGGAGCGCCCCTACGACGACGAGATCCCAGTGGTACGCCGAGCCCTTCTTGAGAGCGTTCGAGGGGCTCTGGATGATGCGGACCGTCACGTTCTGATCCATGAAGACGAGCAGCGCGACGAGCAGCGCGGGCACGATGGCGACCACGGGAACCCACGGGGGCACGCCACCCAAGGGAACCAGCCAGGCGCGCCCGGTCGACGTGCCGAAGGCCGCCGGGACGGCGAGCGGCTCCACGCGCACGGCCGGGAGGAGGCGGCGCGCGAACACCATGGCGAGGACCGCCGTCGCGGGGCCGAAGTCGGCGATGAGCTCGCGCAGGGCCCGGCGCAGGTACGGCCGGTGGCGGAGCTGCGCGAGCGAGCGCGCGAGCATGTACGTGCCGGCCGCGAGCACGAGCCCGAACAGCGCCGAGTCGTCCGCGACGCGCGTCCCAGGAAAGGCCCCGAGGACATTCGCAATGGCTTGGTAGACGAAGATGACCGAGATGAGGGCCGCGAAGGTCTCGTCGGTGAACCTCGTGAGGCGAGCCACGAGGCGGCTCATCCCCGTAGCGCCCAAGACCACGGTGAAGAGGCCGCTCCAGAGACCGATCCACGCGTAGGTCGGCAGGAACGCCACGCCGAAGCGGCGGCACGCGTCGTAGAGAATCGCCGTGAACACGAGCAGAGGGCCCGTGCCCCCGAGGATGGTGAGCGGCTGGCCGGCGACCACCGCGTACGCCACGCCGCACGCCGCCGTGGAGACGATCATCTCGACGACGCCGATCTCGCCGCCGGTCATCACCGACATGAGCCCACCGAACGCGATCGCAGGCGCCAAACAGGCGAAGAAGAGGAAGCCAATCGCGCCCGCGGCCTTCGGGTGCAAACCGTCGGTCCAGTCCCCGCCGTACGTCGGGAGGCGGCGAGCGAGATCGCCACGGACGCCGGCGAACCCCCGCGCGTTCAGGCCCTCGTCGACGCTAGGCACTTGGCCCACCTCGGGGGCGCTCGGTGCGTCTTGGTCTTCGTGGGTGCATGGCTGGAGCCTCGTGGGGTGGCGCGGCCGCGCTCGCCACGCGAGCGCGAGCGCGAGACCTTGCCGCACTCGCGGGTCGTGGTCCACGACGAATGAGCGCCGCGTTCTCGGGCACTCACCGCGGCCGAGCTCCGCGCGAGCCCTCCGGACTCACCTTCCCCTGTCCCGTCGTCGCGCGGCCCCCGGACGCCGCCCTTTCACCGCTCCCACGCCGCGTCTCGACCGGCGAGTGATAGACTCGTGCCATGAGGGCGCGGCGCCGGGGGAAGCAGGTGTTCGGGGCTGCGCTCGCGGCGGCGGCGACCGCGCTCGCAGCCTGCGCCGAGCCTCCGACCCGAAGCACGGCCCCCGTCACGCCCGCGGCGTCTCCTCCGCCACAGGACGCCGCGACCGCCGCGACCGCAAGAGACGCCTCGGCGGGCGGCCCGCGGCAGATCCCGCCCGAAGCGACGACCTGCGCCGCGACTCCCGTCGTACGAGTGACCGTTCCCAAGAAGGCCCTGTCGCTCCCGCCGGAGCCGACCTGCGCCGGCGACATGTTCTGCGACTGGGTCGAGCGGGCGCCCGCAGGCGCCGACGCCTGCTTCGTCGCCAACGACACCCTCCGCCGAGCCGAGGGCGAGATGCGCGGCGCGCCTCATCGGCCGCCGGGCGGCTCGAGCACTTCGGCCCCGCCTCCGCTCACTCCTCCGGCCCCGCCGCCAGCCGCGTCCCCCGCGCACGCAGCGGTGGCGCCCAAGTACCTCGACCGCGTCTCCGCACACCTCGACCTCACGCCGGACGAACGCGACGCGCTCCAGAAGGGCGGCATGGTCGTGCTCGATCGGCTCCCGTACGTCGACTACGCGCGGGCCTACCACGACGTATTTCAGGAGCAGCTCCCGGTCTTCGTGACCGTCGACTCCATCCTCCACGCCGTCTTTCGCGCGACCGAGGGCGCGCTAGAGACGGCCGAGCGCAAGACCCTGGAGCCTGCGCTCGCCCGTGTGCTCACCGGCCTTCAGACGAGCCTCCGGGCCTCGGCGCGCGGACTCGATCGCCAAGTCGTCAACGACATTGACGTTTACCTCGGCGTCGCGATCGGACGGCGCTGGCGGTGCCCGCGGCCGAGAAGCGCGCACCGTGGCGCGCGAGCTACGCGGCCCCGGAGCGCTCGCTCACCGACGCTCCCGCCGCCTGGACGACCTCCTGCGAGCCGCCCGCGCCGCGCTTCGGCCCGAGCAGCACCGGCGTCTTGGGCATAGGTCGCGCGACCGCGCCGAGCGCGGTGGAGTCGCTCCGCATCGCCGTGTCGCTCGCGACCGCGGGCGACGTTGAGGTCGGGCTACTCGACCACCACGGCGATCCGCTCGGCGCTACCGCGAAGCTCCGCGCGGGCCCCGAGCCTGCGGTGGCGCTCTTCGAGGGCGCGGGCGTCCCGCAGGCGAAGGCGTACCGCGTGCGCGTCACCACCGCGGGGCGCGTGGGCAGCTGGTCGACCTCGCCGAGCGTCAACTCGGGCTTCAGCGACGATCGGGGGGAGCTCGACCGCGACCTCGTCCACACGCGCCCAGCCGGGCTGTCGCCGCTGGGCATGCCGCCGCTGCCTCGCCACCGTCGCGGCCCGAGAGACCCATGACGCTGACTCCCTCCTTCGTGAACGCCAACGGCCTGCGGTTCGCCTACTTCGAGGAAGGCACGGGGCCGCTCGTGCTGACGCTGCACGGGTTCCCCGACACCGCGCACCCATGGGACGACATCCGCCCGGTCGTCGCCGCGGCGGGCTCTATCGCCGCGTCAGGCGCCTCGCCGAAGCACGCGACTTCGCCAGTACGAAGCGTAGCGCCGCGCTCGGCCGGAGCCCGCGCTATCCACCAGGGCGCCGCGGGGGGTATGCTTGCGCCCAGCGCGCCCCGGAAGCACGCGACCCACGAAAGGCTCATCCCATGAAACGCGTCGCGCTCTCCTGCCTCGCCTTCTCGACGGTGTCGGCGCTGTTCGTCGCGTGCGGCGCCTCCGAGCGACCGGCCACGTTCGACGACGGAGGGGTCACGCCCGTCGTGCCCATCGGCGCCGACGACGCCGCAGCGCCGGGCACCGACGGCTCGCTCTTCGGCGACACGGGCGGCGGCCCGGTCGGCTGCGTGGGCCTCGAGTGCAGCAAGCCGAAGTGCGGCGGGCAGAACACGACCAAGCTCACGGGCAAGGTGTTCGCTCCGAACGGCACCGACCCCCTCTACAACGTGCTCGTCTTCGTGCCAAACGGCGATCTGAAGCCCTTCGACGAGGGCGTCACCTGTGAGACCTGCGAGAAGTCCGTGTCGGGCAGCCCCGTCGCGACGGCCCTCACGGACACCCAAGGGCGCTTCGAGCTCACCGACATGCCCGCCGGGAAGGACATCCCAGTCGTGGTGCAGATCGGCCGGTTCCGCCGCAAGGTGACCGTGCCTGCGGTCACCGAGTGCGTGGAGACCAAGGCCAAAGATGGCGATCTGCGATTGCCCAAGAACGCCTCCGAGGGCGATATCCCCCGCATCGCCATCGTCACCTCGACCTACGACCCTACCGAGTGCATCCTCAACCAAATTGGCATCGACGCGACCGAGTTCACGGCGCCCAGCGGCTCGGGCCGAATCCACCTCTACCGCGGGAATGGCAACAACGTCGTGGGCGCCCCGTCGGGGGCCGATCTGTGGTCGAGCGCCGCGACGCTGAAGAAATACCAGCTCGTCGCCCTCCCCTGCACCTCGTTCCCCTCGGAGGCGAGCAGCGTCCAGAACCTGTTCGAGTACGCGAACGTCGGCGGCCGCATTTTCGCGACCGATCTCTCCTACCCGATCATCTCGTCGGGGCGAGGCACGTGGCCACAGACTGGCAACTACACGAACCCTGGATCGTTCTCGAACCCCGCCCAGATCGACACCACGT of Myxococcales bacterium contains these proteins:
- a CDS encoding mechanosensitive ion channel, which translates into the protein MSPKKGRVWLASAAAAFALHLPRAAEAQEAPDVAKLAGFVRWGGLFASVFVFIGAAVALRILTNVADQLGRRFANRRPTIQKYESVARFFVYIAALGVCLSLSFRLDSTTLTVIGGTLAVAVGFAMRDLIAALIAGITIIFDRPFQVGDRVEFAGQYGDIVKIGIRSVRMNTLDHNIITIPNNRILTDVTASGNWGALEMQTPFDFYIGIDQDAELAASLIREACLTSPYVFLPNPVPLEAKQVILHDYVAMHLKARPYVFDCKYEKPFQSDVHLRVAKAFRTHGIQPPAVLLRRSADVEAHAYGGRRVREVGEPSDTP
- a CDS encoding DUF2156 domain-containing protein encodes the protein MNPPSRPHVPDPRSPTRAAAAGAGLEADPDRRAFLALLERYGREATSFVALGAGFRYLWLGDDLCVPYVDTGGAWVAAGSPVGPPELCAAAGRAFSERARGAGREAVLFATEEPSASSAELSSLRVGEQPVWAPADWGATVSRVRSLKEQLRRARAKGVRVERLATAEVEQAGRRRGAVHSLIARWLSTRPMAPMGFVVQVAPFTFASERRYYAAWRGDLLVGFLGLSPIPARDGWLFENLLRDPRAPNGTAELLFDGAMRDLATDGVAYATFGLAPLAGELPGWLALARRCGQPLYDFAGLYAFKAKLRPARWEPVFVSYPRGGPAVVAIYHALQAFAGGGFVRFGLATLLRGPGVVLRALTATLVPWTAALALAAPDRWFPSPCVRHAWTTFDLTLTLCLVALLARWRRALATGLAITVTLDAAVTAAQALLWNAPRARTLGDAGAALVAVSAPALAAAVLWGARRRHARAEAVEGAAVASEELASR
- a CDS encoding HCO3- transporter, with product MPSVDEGLNARGFAGVRGDLARRLPTYGGDWTDGLHPKAAGAIGFLFFACLAPAIAFGGLMSVMTGGEIGVVEMIVSTAACGVAYAVVAGQPLTILGGTGPLLVFTAILYDACRRFGVAFLPTYAWIGLWSGLFTVVLGATGMSRLVARLTRFTDETFAALISVIFVYQAIANVLGAFPGTRVADDSALFGLVLAAGTYMLARSLAQLRHRPYLRRALRELIADFGPATAVLAMVFARRLLPAVRVEPLAVPAAFGTSTGRAWLVPLGGVPPWVPVVAIVPALLVALLVFMDQNVTVRIIQSPSNALKKGSAYHWDLVVVGALLAACSMLGLPWLVAATVRSVNHVRALSSTEGAAERARITGVRENRVSPLLVHAGIGASLLATKYLVQIPMPVLYGLFFYMGLASTSGNQFFDRLRLWLTDPALYPPHHYVRRVPPRVIHAYTALQAVCLGVLWAVKSSAVGILFPLVIALLVPVRSLMGRWISAEHLGALDADESPDDVEDHVAGP
- a CDS encoding ATP-binding protein, coding for MNVAPQAARGPRGALWVLAALLVAVLTAARGAGAVDAAAADGGGGVDAAEAPAPEAAYRNNTKYIHQFTRESLGAEIDPKALFDVPLDDAAAVELEARRLTALLHEVDAPAPTPSARRAAKNRGRPFDAGGTTDAESASSQRWDARLELDRARLSFYSLPPARRVELLTLHAKRQAEAAPQPSESELLEQRAAAERARAVLAAQQARSEADRLVSEELTQMLDVERAQREVEQSLAKRRDELAARLEATLGTQRKVRELREKGEPPAVDAGYDALRRTLATSELELAEALDDLGRKAERAPAPGPTALVNLPPTADAGPARDARARAVAHASRLDAERQTLREERATQLFGEIGALNVERLALLPHLSPAKRDAVTGFGEAGVDHVTSELRQLALIARYHRHAAGRWVSSMGIRGKASGQTLGRSLLLLFEWLAAILAFIWLRKRTPEWLTKGRGRARDLDRHERLTSPSLGTRAFAFALGVHRPVEWLALALLMAWMLPESAADVLELELVAVTFQWFIGGALVVDLVNALAGEGTRAAARDNDTPALRLKSLRLVGRVVVAFGLILTLSTKLVGQGTIHRWVLSTCWFASVPVALVLVRWWRAVVFERIARARRESPFERWVLGSQRGWMSLFAASAGAAYLFARGAAREVRSWVGRYGVTRRVLAYLFRRQLDKLSAERTDLATAPIPDDTFDALGPDTASRVWVKTETHEAIEELLERIRGRCGGVIAVVGQRGMGKTALLHHLHGEFPDTIRLRLPPEGMRALPAALAEAIGADPRSSLEELAAALNTSERGRALLLDDVQRFVQPVMGGLAPFDALLDLASRHCGKTTWVLALDDVIWLFLQRARGARPLFDRVIRLSPWPEEQIIELLQARTAQVEIDPSFEHLREDLPPNADEIDKQGALARCEGNYYRLLWDYAAGNPGVALHMWRRSLGLDAKGAPHVRFFQAPDTTDLEALPDPAIFVLRAVMQLAPATPQKLGEATMLSAADVADALRFALAHGYVATEDERYVITWAWFRPIVLFLQRRHLLVT
- a CDS encoding DUF3160 domain-containing protein — protein: MRARRRGKQVFGAALAAAATALAACAEPPTRSTAPVTPAASPPPQDAATAATARDASAGGPRQIPPEATTCAATPVVRVTVPKKALSLPPEPTCAGDMFCDWVERAPAGADACFVANDTLRRAEGEMRGAPHRPPGGSSTSAPPPLTPPAPPPAASPAHAAVAPKYLDRVSAHLDLTPDERDALQKGGMVVLDRLPYVDYARAYHDVFQEQLPVFVTVDSILHAVFRATEGALETAERKTLEPALARVLTGLQTSLRASARGLDRQVVNDIDVYLGVAIGRRWRCPRPRSAHRGARATRPRSARSPTLPPPGRPPASRPRRASARAAPASWA